The Synergistaceae bacterium DNA window CGGGCACCTTGGGAGTCGGGGTGAGCATTATCTGCGGCTCCGGAAGAATCGCCCCGTAGAAGGAGTTGAACCTCCTGGCCATCTCCCTCGTCAGCTCGAGGTGGGCGCTCTGGTCCTCCCCGACGGGGACCACTTCGGCCTTGTAGAGGAGTATGTCCCCCGCCATCAGCACCGGGTAGCCGAGGAAGGCGTAGGTGCTCAGGTCCTTGTTCTGAAGGTTGAGGATCTGCTCCTTGTAGGTGGGGCACCTGTACAGCCAGCCCAGCGGAGCGACCATCGAGAGGGCCAGGTGAAGCTCCGCGTGCTGGGGCACGTGCGACTGGACGAAGATCGTGCACTTCTCGTGGTCAAGGCCGGCGCCGAGCCAGTCCAGCAGGACCTCCCTGCAGTTGTCCGCCATCGCGGAGGTATCCGCGTAATCGGACATTAGAGCGTGCCAGTCGACTATGCAGTAAAAGCAGTTGTAATCGTCCTGAAGTTTTATCCAGTTGGTCAAAGCCCCTGCAAGATGCCCCAGGTGGAGCTTCCCCGTGGGCCTCATTCCGCTGAAGACTCGTTTTTTATTGGTCAATCCAAATCACCCCATATGAAAGGATAGCTTCTCCCCGAACACAGACTATATCATAGAAAACGCGCGCTCGGGCGCGTCCAGCAACACCGCCTCGATACCGGATGAGCGCGAGACGACATGGGCCAGCTCCTTCATGGAGAAGTTCTCCATCTCTCCGTGGTCGGCCAGGAGGAGTCCCATGCCGGCGTCAAGGGCGTCGAGCCTGTCATGG harbors:
- the trpS gene encoding tryptophan--tRNA ligase, producing MTNKKRVFSGMRPTGKLHLGHLAGALTNWIKLQDDYNCFYCIVDWHALMSDYADTSAMADNCREVLLDWLGAGLDHEKCTIFVQSHVPQHAELHLALSMVAPLGWLYRCPTYKEQILNLQNKDLSTYAFLGYPVLMAGDILLYKAEVVPVGEDQSAHLELTREMARRFNSFYGAILPEPQIMLTPTPKVPGTDGRKMSKSLDNSIYISDPPEAIWEKLRTMITDPARERLVDPGEPEKCPVWDIHKVFNNDEEEKAEIAKGCRTAGIGCVDCKRKLLAHVERVMGPIRERRARFESKPELLLDILSEGAKRAEETAARTMEEVVAAIGLYRRG